CGCTCGACCAGGTTTCCTCGGCCAGGCCGAAGGCGCTGAAGCTGGCGGCCGTCGCGGTACCGGCACCGTTGGACGAGCCGGAGGCGAAGGGCGCAGTCAGGTAACTGGCGTTATACGGGCTTTCGGCGCGGCCATAGACGCCACGCTGCATGCCCCCGTTGGCCATGGGCGGCATGTTGGTCTTGCCCAGGCACACGGCGCCGGCTGCACGCAGACGCTCGATGGTGAAGGCGTCGCGCTGGGCTACCAGGTCCTTGAAGGCCGGGCTGCCAGAGGCGGCGGTGAGGCCTTTGACCAGGTAGCTGTCCTTGGCCGTATAGGGGATGCCGTCGAGCGGGCTCAGGGGCTGGCCCTTGGCGCGGCGTGCATCGGACGCTTCGGCCTCCTTGAGTGCGTCTGGGTTGCGGACCACCACGGCGTTCAGTGCGGTAGCGGTGTCGGCTCCATCGTAGGCGTCGATGCGCGCCTGGTAGGCCTTGACCAGCTCGACCGCTGTCGTGCGGCCCGACTCGAGCGCGTCGCGCAGCTCGGCAATGGAAACCTCGGTTACCTCGATCATGCGTTCACCAAAAAAGAGTTTTGCAGGTGGGGGCTAGTGCGAGGAGTGTACAAGAAGGCATTGACGGACGCAGGTTTGCGCAGGGGCAAATGGTTTTATGCAGGCGGGCATTGTCGGGGCCGCCAGGCGGCCCCGAACGGTCAATCCAGGTCTGCCGCGCAGTGTCGCTCCGGCACCTGGCTGGCTTCATCGCCCCACGTTCGGTTGACCCGCGTGCCGCGCTGTACGGCGGGGCGCTGGGCGATTTCTTCGGCCCAACGCTGCACGTGGGTGTATTCGTGCACCGCAAGAAACGCTGCCGCGCTATAAAGGTTGCCGCGCACCAGTTCGCCATACCAGGGCCACACGGCGATATCGGCGATGCTGTACTCACTGCCACCCAGGTAGCGGCTTTCGGCCAGGCGGCGGTCGAGCACATCCAGTTGGCGCTTGGCTTCCATGGTGAAGCGGTTGATCGCGTACTCGAACTTTTCCGGCGCGTACACATAAAAGTGGCCAAAGCCGCCGCCCAAATAAGGCGCCGCACCCATCTGCCAGAACAGCCAGTTCAGGCATTCGATACGCGCAGCCGCTGACTTGGGCAACAATTCGCCGAACTTTTCCGCCAGGTACAGCAGGATCGAACCCGACTCGAAGACCCGCACCGGCGGCTCTACGCTACGGTCAAGCAGGGCGGGGATCTTCGAGTTGGGGTTGACCTGTACGAAGCCGCTGGAGAACTGGTCGCCTTCGCCGATGCGGATTAGCCAGGCGTCGTACTCGGCGCCGCTGTGGCCCAGAGCGAGCAGCTCTTCAAGGGCGATGTTGACCTTGACGCCATTGGGCGTGGCCAGGGAGTACAGCTGCAAGGGGTGCTTGCCTACCGGCAGCGCCTTGTCGTGGGTCGGGCCGGCAACCGGGCGGTTGATGCTGGCAAACTGGCCGCCGGAGGCCGCGTCATTGCGCCAGACATTGGGTGGGGCGTACGGGGGCTTGCTCATGCTGGGTTCTCCTTGAATGCCGCGAAAGCGTCAGCTAAAGACGTTGACCTGCATCTATGCCACGGGTTCTTGGAAAAGCGCAAATGCATTGGGCGCAGGCGTTGGCTGCATGGAGAGTTTCATCCAGTTTTCATCTGCCATTGCCTGCAGCGGTTCTATGCTGGCGCAATCTCTTCGCCCTGCACGGAGCAACCGGCCGATGAACATCCCTCGCTGCTTGCTGGCGCTGGTCCTGCTCGGCGGCCTGTTGGCCCATGCCGACGCCGCGCCTTGGGTCGCCGGCCTGCACCACATGACCATGGCCGACCCTGTCGATGACCGCCCCATGCAGGCCCTGGCGTTCTACCCGGCCGTTGGTACACCCCGCAAGAGCCGTATCGACGGTTACCCGATCGAGGTCGCCGAGGAAGCCCCGGTGGCCCTCGGGCAGTTTCCGTTGCTGGTGCTGTCCCACGGCAACACGGGTAGCCCGCTGGCCTTGCATTACCTGGCGACCTCCCTGGCACGCCAGGGGTTTGTGGTCGTGGCGGTCGTGCACCCGGGTGACAACGCCCGCGATCATAGTCGGCTGGGTACCTTGAGCAACCTGTATGGCCGGCCGCTGCAAGTCAGCGCCGCGATCACGGCTGCCCGGGACGACGCGCTGCTGGGGCCTTACTTGAACGATGGCAAGGTCGGTGTGATCGGCTATTCGGCAGGGGGCGAAACGGCGCTGATCGTGTCCGGGGCGCAGCCCGACCTGGACCGTCTGCGCCAGTACTGCCTTGAGCGCCCTGGTGATGCCGACGCCTGCAAGACCCATGGCGTGCTGATTGCCGACCGCAGCGAGCTGGCGCCCGAGGCCGACGCGCGGGTGGGGGCGGTGATGCTGATGGCACCGCTGAGCCTGCTGTTTGGTCGCCATGCACTGGCCGGGGTACAGATCCCGGCATTGATCTACAGCGGTGACAGTGACCAGCTGGTGGCCGTGGACCGCAACGCCAAAGCCTTGGCCCGCAAGCTACCCATCACACCGGACTACCGCTTGCTGGCTGGTGCGGGGCATTTTGTGTTCATGGCGCGGTGTGACGAAGAACAGCGCACACGCATGCCGGCTCTGTGCAAGGACGCCGAAGGGGTTGACCGCCGCCATATTCACCACTCGCTGCAGCGCGACACCGCAGCTTTTTTCAGCCAGACCCTCGGCGCGCCGGCGTCGGGCGAGCGCTCAGCCGCGTCGGCCGCGCCGCGCCAGCAGCAGCGTTAAACCGACGCCCGCCAGGGCGAGCAGAGCTGCGACGCAAAAGATCGAGGCATAGCCCAAATGCACCGCCACCGCCCCCATCACCGGGCCGGCGATGGCCAAGGCCATGTCGAAGAACACTGCATAAGCGCCCAACCCGGCGCCGCGGCTGCTGCTGGGCACTTGCTTGATTGCCTCGACGCCTAGCGCCGGGTACACCAGCGATAGCCCGAAGCCGGTAAGCCCGGCACCTGCCAAAGCCCAAGACGGCGAGGGGGCCAGCCACAGCAGGCCCAGGCCGACCACCTCGGTAGCCATGCAAACCACCGCCACGTTGTAGCCGCCAAACCGGTTGACCGCATTGACGAACAACAGCCGCGAAATGATGAAACACACGCCAAAGGCGCTCAGGCACCAGGCCGCGCCGGCCCAGCCACGTTCCAGGTAATAAAGGGTGACGAACGTGGTCAGGGTGCCATAGCCGATCGATGCCAGGGTCAGCCCCAGGCCACAGGGCGCAACCCGGCCGAATGCCGACCAGAATGCCAGCCGTTCGCCACGTACCACCACGACGTCCGGCCGTTTGCGCAGCACCAGCAGGGCAAACAGCGCCAGTACCAGCAAGGTTGGCCCCAGCACGCTGAAATCCAGGCCATCCACGGCCAGTACGCCCACTGGAGCACCAATGGCAATGGCGCCATAGGACGCGATACCGTTCCAGGAGATCACCCGAGCTGTGTGCTCCGGGCCGACCTGGCTGATGCCCCAGCTCAAAGTAGCCACACCGATCAGGCCCTGGGCGATACCCAGCAGCAAACGCCCACCCAGCAGCAGCGCAAGGCTCAGCAATGGCACGCTCAGTGTCCAGGCAGACAACAGGGTCAACACCCCGCAGCTGGCAATCCCCAGCAAGCCGAAACGGATCGCCTGCTTACCGCCCAGCGTGTCCGCCACCCGCCCAGCGAAGGGGCGGCTGAGCAGGGTGGCGAGGTATTGCAGGCCAATCGTCACCCCCGCGATCACCGCGCCAAAGCCCAGCTGGTCATGCACATAGCTGGGCAGCACCGCGATCGGCAGGCCGATGCAGAGGAAGGCAATGAACGTGTAGAAGACGATCGACAGGATCTGCAGGGTGATGTTGACGGTGTTGCTGGCGGGGGCGGGTTGTTGCGCGGTCATGGGCTCTTTCGCGGGCAGGCGGTTGGGCGTTGTTTCATCATGGCCGTTGCGCGAAGGAAATGAAAGCAGGCTAACGAATTAATCATTGGCCTCATCGCGGGCTTGCCCCGCGAAGAGGGGTGGCCCAGCCCCCTCAAAGGGGCCAGGCTACATCAGCTACATCAGACCACGACGCCCTGGCTGCGCAGGTAATCGTCATAGGTGCCGCTGAAGTCCACGACACCGTCCGGCGACAGCTCGATGATGCGGGTGGCCAGCGACGACACGAACTCGCGGTCGTGGCTGACGAACAGCAGCGTGCCCGGGTAGTTTTCCAGCGCCAGGTTCAGCGCTTCGATCGATTCCATGTCCAGGTGGTTGGTCGGTTCGTCCATCACCAGCACGTTCGGCTTTTGCAGGATCAGCTTGCCGAACAGCATGCGACCTTGCTCACCGCCGGAAATCACCTTCACCGACTTGAGGATCTCGTCGTTGGAGAACAGCATGCGCCCGAGGGTGCCGCGAATCACCTGTTCACCGGAGGTCCACTGGCCCATCCAGTCGAACAGGCTCAGGTCGTCTTCGAAGTCGTGGGCGTGGTCCTGGGCGTAGTAGCCCACTTCGGCGCTGTCGGTCCACTTCACCGAGCCCGCATCCGGCTTCATCTCGCCTACCAGGGTGCGCAGCAGGGTGGTCTTGCCGATACCGTTGGGGCCGATGATCGCAACGCGCTCGCCGGCTTCGACAGTGATGTCGAAGTTCTTGAACAGCACCTTGTCGTCGAAGGCCTTGGCCATCTTCTCGACCACGACGGCCTGGCGGTGCAGCTTTTTGGTTTGCTCGAAGCGGATGAACGGGCTGACCCGGCTCGACGGCTTGACCTCGGCCAGCTGGATCTTGTCGATCTGCTTGGCGCGCGAGGTGGCCTGCTTGGCCTTCGAGGCGTTGGCCGAGAAGCGGCTGACGAAGGTTTGCAGCTCGGCGATCTGGGCTTTCTTCTTGGCGTTGTCCGACAGCAACTGCTCGCGCGACTGGGTCGCGGCGGTCATGTATTCGTCGTAGTTGCCTGGGAACAGACGCAGCTCACCGTAATCCAGGTCGGCCATGTGGGTGCAGACGCTGTTGAGGAAGTGGCGGTCGTGGGAAATGATGATCATGGTGCTGTTACGCGCCGTGAGGATCGTTTCGAGCCAGCGGATGGTGTTGATGTCCAGGTGGTTGGTCGGTTCGTCGAGCAGCAGCACGTCCGGGTCCGAGAACAGCGCCTGGGCCAACAGTACGCGCAGCTTCCAGCCCGGTGCCACTTCGCTCATCGGGCCGAAGTGCTGTTCCAGTGGGATACCCAGGCCCAGCAGCAGTTCGCCGGCGCGCGATTCTGCGGTGTAGCCGTCCATCTCGGCAAATTCGGTTTCCAGCTCAGCGACGGCCATGCCGTCTTCTTCGGTCATTTCCGGCAGCGAGTAGATGCGATCGCGCTCAGCTTTGACCTTCCACAGCTGGCCGTGGCCCATGATCACGGTGTCGATCACGGTGAAGTTCTCGTAGGCGAACTGGTCCTGGCGCAGCTTACCCAGGCGGGTGTTCGGCTCGAGCATGACCTGGCCACCGGACGGCTCCAGGTCGCCGCCGAGGATCTTCATGAAGGTCGACTTGCCGCAACCGTTGGCGCCGATCAGGCCGTAGCGGTTGCCATTGTTGAATTTGACGGAAACGTTTTCAAACAGCGGCTTGGAGCCGAACTGCATGGTGATGTTAGCGGTGGAGATCAAAGGGCTTACCTATCAGTAACTTACGACGCTGGGCTTTCAGCTGATACCGATTTGATACCAATCTTGAGTTTTTCCAGCTCGCTCCAGTCGGAGCTTGAGTTAAGCCAACGGGCATACGTCGACAGCAGCATCTGAACGCTGTGACCCAGCTGTTGGGCGATAAATGCGGGGTTGAGGCCGGACATTAAGCATATTGTCGCATAGGTGTGACGGCAGTTGTATGGGGGGCGACGTCTGATCCCCAATTCATTCAGCACATGCACCCACTGTTTATGGAGATCGGAGGTCTGTTTCACGTACTCGGCGTTCTTCGACGGTGGGAACAGGAACGGTGTTTCGGTCACTGCCCCCTTGCCATGCCTACGGCGATCCGCGTACTGCCTGGCAAACTGAATCGCCCGCAAGGCCCGATCATTCAGCAGCACGAAACGGTCCCTGCCAGTTTTCGTCCTTTCTTCAACCTCGCCCAGGGCGACGGTTCTCTTGACGTGTATTGTCCTCCTCTCCATGTCGACCACGTCCCAGCGCACGGCCAAGGCCTCAGACAGGCGGAGACCGGTGAAGAACATGAATTCAAACAGAGCGGCATAAATGAGGCTTGGCCAGTGCTTGTGCTGATACAGCTTGTCGATGATGGTATTGGCTTCCGCCAGGCTGAATGGGTCGATCTCCTTTTTCGACCTCTTCGGCAGTTCGATCAGCTCGGCGGGGTTCTTGACTAGCAGGCCCTCCCGGGTCGCTGCCGCAAGGATCGTCGATAATCGGGTAATCGCATTGCGCTTCACGTTTGCCGAGGTCCATTCGGTTTCAATGATGACGCGGCGGAGGAGATTGGTCGTGATCAGGTCGACACGGACCATGGCCAGTCGCGGTACCCAGTAGAGGTTCAGGGCGCTTTTATAGTTGTTGTGCGTGCCCTGAGTGATTTCCCGGCTGTCGAGCCAGAGCTGTGCATACTCGCCGAAGGTCGGCTTACCGCCGACTGCAGCCTGAGAGCTGGGGAACAGCTCTGCATACTTGTCCTGGTCAAGCAGGCCGAGTTTGTTAAGGCTAGCTACCTGATCGCGAAGGCTGGAGGCAGCCTTGATCCCTTTTTGTGTCGGGGGATAGGGGAGCGTTTCGCATCGACGGATACCGTCCCATGTGAAACGAATGCGGAGGGCGTTGCGGAAGATTTCGACCCCACGGGGTAAACCCATTGGCTTTCCAGCCATTCGTCATACCTCTTTTTGCTGTAGATGATCCGGCCGCCGTGCTTCATCCAGACGCCTGCTGGAATCTTCCCATCCAGGCGTCGGTGTTCCAGGGAGCGTTTAGTGCAGCCGATGAGTTCGGCCATTCGCTGCTCGGTGACCTTGTCTACGTCACCGGTGCTTTCGATATCCATGGGATGGTCTCCACGCCGCCGGTGGCGGCAGGTTGGTGGTCAGAGAGGTGCTTTGGCCAAGACTGCGTCAGTAGCCTTGAGAGCGACCTGGGCATCATTGACGTAAGCGGGATCAAAGCCACCGGCGTAGTGGATCACCCGCTGGCAGGCGTCCAGTTCTTTGCGGGCCAGG
The sequence above is drawn from the Pseudomonas putida genome and encodes:
- a CDS encoding ABC-F family ATPase; the encoded protein is MISTANITMQFGSKPLFENVSVKFNNGNRYGLIGANGCGKSTFMKILGGDLEPSGGQVMLEPNTRLGKLRQDQFAYENFTVIDTVIMGHGQLWKVKAERDRIYSLPEMTEEDGMAVAELETEFAEMDGYTAESRAGELLLGLGIPLEQHFGPMSEVAPGWKLRVLLAQALFSDPDVLLLDEPTNHLDINTIRWLETILTARNSTMIIISHDRHFLNSVCTHMADLDYGELRLFPGNYDEYMTAATQSREQLLSDNAKKKAQIAELQTFVSRFSANASKAKQATSRAKQIDKIQLAEVKPSSRVSPFIRFEQTKKLHRQAVVVEKMAKAFDDKVLFKNFDITVEAGERVAIIGPNGIGKTTLLRTLVGEMKPDAGSVKWTDSAEVGYYAQDHAHDFEDDLSLFDWMGQWTSGEQVIRGTLGRMLFSNDEILKSVKVISGGEQGRMLFGKLILQKPNVLVMDEPTNHLDMESIEALNLALENYPGTLLFVSHDREFVSSLATRIIELSPDGVVDFSGTYDDYLRSQGVVV
- a CDS encoding alpha/beta hydrolase family protein, whose translation is MNIPRCLLALVLLGGLLAHADAAPWVAGLHHMTMADPVDDRPMQALAFYPAVGTPRKSRIDGYPIEVAEEAPVALGQFPLLVLSHGNTGSPLALHYLATSLARQGFVVVAVVHPGDNARDHSRLGTLSNLYGRPLQVSAAITAARDDALLGPYLNDGKVGVIGYSAGGETALIVSGAQPDLDRLRQYCLERPGDADACKTHGVLIADRSELAPEADARVGAVMLMAPLSLLFGRHALAGVQIPALIYSGDSDQLVAVDRNAKALARKLPITPDYRLLAGAGHFVFMARCDEEQRTRMPALCKDAEGVDRRHIHHSLQRDTAAFFSQTLGAPASGERSAASAAPRQQQR
- the yghU gene encoding glutathione-dependent disulfide-bond oxidoreductase, which translates into the protein MSKPPYAPPNVWRNDAASGGQFASINRPVAGPTHDKALPVGKHPLQLYSLATPNGVKVNIALEELLALGHSGAEYDAWLIRIGEGDQFSSGFVQVNPNSKIPALLDRSVEPPVRVFESGSILLYLAEKFGELLPKSAAARIECLNWLFWQMGAAPYLGGGFGHFYVYAPEKFEYAINRFTMEAKRQLDVLDRRLAESRYLGGSEYSIADIAVWPWYGELVRGNLYSAAAFLAVHEYTHVQRWAEEIAQRPAVQRGTRVNRTWGDEASQVPERHCAADLD
- a CDS encoding site-specific integrase, with the translated sequence MAGKPMGLPRGVEIFRNALRIRFTWDGIRRCETLPYPPTQKGIKAASSLRDQVASLNKLGLLDQDKYAELFPSSQAAVGGKPTFGEYAQLWLDSREITQGTHNNYKSALNLYWVPRLAMVRVDLITTNLLRRVIIETEWTSANVKRNAITRLSTILAAATREGLLVKNPAELIELPKRSKKEIDPFSLAEANTIIDKLYQHKHWPSLIYAALFEFMFFTGLRLSEALAVRWDVVDMERRTIHVKRTVALGEVEERTKTGRDRFVLLNDRALRAIQFARQYADRRRHGKGAVTETPFLFPPSKNAEYVKQTSDLHKQWVHVLNELGIRRRPPYNCRHTYATICLMSGLNPAFIAQQLGHSVQMLLSTYARWLNSSSDWSELEKLKIGIKSVSAESPAS
- a CDS encoding MFS transporter, coding for MTAQQPAPASNTVNITLQILSIVFYTFIAFLCIGLPIAVLPSYVHDQLGFGAVIAGVTIGLQYLATLLSRPFAGRVADTLGGKQAIRFGLLGIASCGVLTLLSAWTLSVPLLSLALLLGGRLLLGIAQGLIGVATLSWGISQVGPEHTARVISWNGIASYGAIAIGAPVGVLAVDGLDFSVLGPTLLVLALFALLVLRKRPDVVVVRGERLAFWSAFGRVAPCGLGLTLASIGYGTLTTFVTLYYLERGWAGAAWCLSAFGVCFIISRLLFVNAVNRFGGYNVAVVCMATEVVGLGLLWLAPSPSWALAGAGLTGFGLSLVYPALGVEAIKQVPSSSRGAGLGAYAVFFDMALAIAGPVMGAVAVHLGYASIFCVAALLALAGVGLTLLLARRGRRG